In one window of Palaemon carinicauda isolate YSFRI2023 chromosome 2, ASM3689809v2, whole genome shotgun sequence DNA:
- the LOC137615968 gene encoding uncharacterized protein codes for MPGGHTSRDNIIRIIECYKLGFTATEISVHVNVKRRTVSNIIAKYKAGGEKEIPEHTHGGGLPKKQSPRALRFIKSKLEANPTLTAKQLKESFPNVLGETSVRTISGNLGFKKVKAKKKPLVTEKQRKARVEFYAFEKTGTEILQQDGAPCHTAKIIKQWLGDCEVEYIKDWPGNSPDLSPIENLWAIIKAMLRNKDTSTVPKLEEALKECWAALDPQICRNLIDSIPKRVSEVIKRKGLPSKY; via the exons ATGCCTGGGGGCCATACGAGCAGAgataatattattagaataattgagTGTTATAAGTTAGGCTTTACTGCAACTGAAATAAGTGTTCACGTGAATGTGAAACGCCGTACAGTGTCGAATATCATTGCCAAATACAAAGCGGGTGGGGAGAAGGAAATCCCTGAGCACACGCATGGCGGCGGCCTCCCCAAGAAACAGTCCCCACGTGCCCTGAGATTCATAAAAAGTAAATTAGAAGCTAATCCCACGTTAACAgcaaaacaattaaaagaaagttTTCCAAATGTGCTAGGTGAAACGAGTGTAAGAACAATTAGTGGCAATCTGGGATTCAAGAAGGTGAAGGCAAAGAAGAAACCTTTAgtgactgagaaacaaaggaaggcaaGGGTTGAGTTCT ACGCATTTGAAAAGACTGGCACTGAAATCCTTCAGcaagacggtgccccttgccacactGCTAAAATTATTAAGCAGTGGTTGGGGGATTGTGAAGTAGAATACATTAAAGACTGGCCTGGCAACTCTCCTGACTTGTCTCCCATAGAAAATCTTTGGGCGATAATAAAAGCAATGCTCAGGAACAAAGACACGTCGACAGTGCCAAAGCTTGAGGAGGCCCTGAAGGAGTGTTGGGCTGCCCTTGACCCCCAAATTTGCAGGAACCTTATTGATAGCATACCCAAAAGGGTCTCTGAGGTTATCAAGAGGAAAGGCCTGCCCAGCAAATAttaa